In Cicer arietinum cultivar CDC Frontier isolate Library 1 chromosome 7, Cicar.CDCFrontier_v2.0, whole genome shotgun sequence, a single window of DNA contains:
- the LOC101493133 gene encoding SNAP25 homologous protein SNAP33, protein MFNSKKSPMKVGKPSSVAPANIKSWSNPFDSDDEEKDNRKYNSSKKTSSQRPLVTLEVNTNPFDDIDDNKHSSSSSSSSSYVRQSADRNRYKNNFRDSGGLENQSVQELENYAVHKAEEATNSIHNCLKIAETIRENATKTLVTLHQQGDQITRSHQVAADIEQDLSRGEKLLGSLGGLFSRTWKPKKTRTITGPVIFGDDPVRRKGNHLEQREKLGLTSESKGHSKLRTPPQEPTTALEKVEFEKGKQDDALSDLSDLLGELKDMAVDMGSEIERHNKALNHLDNDVDELNFRVKGANQRGRRLLGK, encoded by the exons ATGTTCAATTCAAAGAAATCTCCTATGAAAGTTGGAAAACCTAGCTCCGTTGCTCCCGCCAACATTAAATCTTGGTCAAACCCGTTTGATTCTGATGATGAGGAAAAGGACAATAGAAAGTATAATTCCTCGAAGAAGACTTCTTCGCAACGACCACTAGTTACACTAGAAGTTAACACAAACCCATTTGATGACATTGATGACAATAAGCATTCTTCATCTTCATCGTCATCGTCTTCATACGTCCGTCAATCAGCAGACCGGAACAGGTATAAGAATAACTTTCGTGATTCTGGTGGATTAGAGAATCAATCTGTACAGGAGTTGGAGAATTATGCTGTTCACAAGGCTGAGGAGGCTAcgaattcaatccacaattgtTTGAAGATAGCAGAGACCATAAGAGAGAATGCTACCAAGACTTTAGTCACCCTTCACCAACAAGGTGACCAAATTACCAGGAGTCACCAAGTTGCTGCTGACATTGAACAAGATTTAAGTCGG GGAGAAAAGCTTTTGGGGAGCCTTGGTGGCCTCTTCTCCAGAACTTGGAAACCGAAAAAGACACGTACAATAACAGGCCCTGTTATTTTTGGAG ATGATCCGGTTAGAAGAAAGGGAAATCACTTGGAACAAAGAGAGAAGTTGGGATTGACTTCTGAATCCAAAGGGCACTCCAAGCTGCGGACTCCACCTCAGGAACCAACAACCGCACTTGAAAAAGTTGAG TTTGAAAAAGGGAAGCAAGACGATGCACTGTCGGATCTCAGTGATCTATTGGGAGAGCTTAAAGATATGGCTGTTGACATGGGATCCGAAATTGAGAG GCATAACAAAGCCTTGAATCATCTAGACAATGATGTGGATGAGTTGAATTTCCGAGTGAAAGGTGCTAATCAACGTGGCCGTCGTTTACTTGGAAAATAA
- the LOC101493679 gene encoding heparanase-like protein 1 isoform X2: MLLQLIYKLMGFHLALFLFLASLRLTLTQDIEHGLIVVDGVQAIAENDDNFICATIDWWPHDKCDYNYCPWGYSSVVNLDLSNPILAKAIQGLKPLRIRIGGSLQDQVVYEVGSLQSPCHPFQKMKGGLFGFSKGCLHMKRWDELNHFFNKTGAIVTFGLNALLGRHQINHTVWGGDWDPTNTYDLINYTVSNGYKIDSWEFGNELSGKGIGASVGAAQYGKDLIKLKQNLHTLYKNTKLKPSLIAPGGFYQKEWFDKLLQVSGSGVIDVMTHHVYNLGPGNDEHLDKKILDPARLSKVESIFSNLSETIQKHGPWSVAWVGEAGGAFNSGGRYVSNTFVNSFWYLDQLGIASRYNTKVYCRQTLIGGNYGLLNTSTFTPNPDYYSALLWHQLMGKSVLAASSDVFSPFLRTYAHCSKDRDGVTILLINLSNQTNFILTVHDRAVNVSNGGNEDAKDSIRIDNSFFSHLKRAFSWIGTKGSDVIFREEYHLTPKDDYLRSQIMLLNGNPLELTDDGEIPRLDPVLNNVHSPIYIAPLSIAFIVYPNFDAPACVGNSKF, from the exons ATGCTGCTGCAATTGATCTACAAATTGATGGGATTCCACTTGGCCTTGTTTCTTTTTCTGGCTTCTCTTCGCTTGACTTTAACTCAAGATATTGAACATGGTTTAATTGTAGTAGATGGAGTTCAAGCAATTGCTGAAAATGATGATAACTTCATTTGTGCTACTATTGATTGGTGGCCTCATGATAAGTGTGACTACAATTATTGCCCTTGGGGATATTCATCTGTTGTCAATTTG GACTTGTCTAATCCAATCCTTGCAAAGGCAATACAAG GTCTCAAGCCTTTGAGGATAAGAATTGGAGGTTCTCTGCAAGACCAAGTTGTGTATGAGGTAGGAAGTTTGCAGTCTCCTTGTCATccatttcaaaaaatgaaaggTGGGTTGTTTGGATTTTCAAAGGGATGCTTACATATGAAAAGGTGGGATGAGCTGAATCATTTTTTCAACAAGACAGg GGCCATTGTGACTTTTGGCTTGAATGCACTCCTTGGGAGACACCAGATTAATCACACCGTTTGGGGAGGAGATTGGGACCCTACAAATACTTATGATTTAATAAACTACACTGTTTCAAACGGATACAAAATTGATTCATGGGAGTTTG GTAATGAGTTGAGTGGTAAAGGCATTGGTGCAAGTGTTGGTGCTGCACAATATGGGAAGGACTTGATAAAGCTTAAACAAAATTTACACACACTATACAAGAACACCAAGCTCAAACCTTCACTTATAGCACCTGGAGGATTCTATCAAAAGGAGTGGTTTGATAAGCTTCTTCAGGTTTCAGGTTCAGGCGTTATCGACGTGATGACTCATCATGTATATAATTTGGGCCCAG GTAATGATGAGCATCTTGATAAGAAGATTCTAGATCCTGCGCGCTTGAGCAAGGTTGAATCAATTTTTAGCAATCTTTCAGAAACCATTCAAAAACATGGTCCCTGGTCGGTTGCATGGGTTGGAGAAGCCGGCGGGGCATTCAACAGTGGCGGTCGTTATGTTTCTAACACATTTGTGAATAGCTTTTG GTACTTAGATCAACTTGGAATAGCATCCAGATACAACACTAAGGTCTATTGCAGGCAGACCTTAATTGGAGGAAACTATGGCCTTCTTAATACATCCACTTTCACTCCCAATCCTGACTACTACAG TGCACTTTTGTGGCATCAACTCATGGGGAAGAGTGTTCTTGCAGCTTCTAGTGACGTTTTTTCACCATTTTTACGCACATATGCACATTGTTCAAAAGACAGA GATGGAGTAACAATACTACTAATCAACTTAAGCAACCAAACTAATTTCATACTCACCGTTCACGACCGTGCCGTGAATGTCAGTAATGGAGGAAATGAAGATGCTAAAGACAGCATCCGTATAGATAATTCATTCTTTAGCCATCTCAAGAGGGCATTTTCTTGGATTGGAACAAAAGGATCAGATGTCATATTCAGGGAGGAGTATCATTTAACTCCAAAAGATGATTACCTTAGAAGCCAAATCATGTTGCTGAATGGTAATCCACTAGAGTTAACAGATGATGGAGAGATTCCTAGATTGGATCCAGTACTGAATAATGTACATTCTCCAATATATATTGCTCCTTTATCCATTGCATTTATTGTTTATCCCAACTTTGATGCTCCAGCTTGTGTTGGAAACagcaaattttaa
- the LOC101493679 gene encoding heparanase-like protein 1 isoform X1 — MIWQINLDKLSWVWMLLQLIYKLMGFHLALFLFLASLRLTLTQDIEHGLIVVDGVQAIAENDDNFICATIDWWPHDKCDYNYCPWGYSSVVNLDLSNPILAKAIQGLKPLRIRIGGSLQDQVVYEVGSLQSPCHPFQKMKGGLFGFSKGCLHMKRWDELNHFFNKTGAIVTFGLNALLGRHQINHTVWGGDWDPTNTYDLINYTVSNGYKIDSWEFGNELSGKGIGASVGAAQYGKDLIKLKQNLHTLYKNTKLKPSLIAPGGFYQKEWFDKLLQVSGSGVIDVMTHHVYNLGPGNDEHLDKKILDPARLSKVESIFSNLSETIQKHGPWSVAWVGEAGGAFNSGGRYVSNTFVNSFWYLDQLGIASRYNTKVYCRQTLIGGNYGLLNTSTFTPNPDYYSALLWHQLMGKSVLAASSDVFSPFLRTYAHCSKDRDGVTILLINLSNQTNFILTVHDRAVNVSNGGNEDAKDSIRIDNSFFSHLKRAFSWIGTKGSDVIFREEYHLTPKDDYLRSQIMLLNGNPLELTDDGEIPRLDPVLNNVHSPIYIAPLSIAFIVYPNFDAPACVGNSKF, encoded by the exons atgatcTGG CAAATTAATTTGGACAAGTTGAGTTGGGTTTGGATGCTGCTGCAATTGATCTACAAATTGATGGGATTCCACTTGGCCTTGTTTCTTTTTCTGGCTTCTCTTCGCTTGACTTTAACTCAAGATATTGAACATGGTTTAATTGTAGTAGATGGAGTTCAAGCAATTGCTGAAAATGATGATAACTTCATTTGTGCTACTATTGATTGGTGGCCTCATGATAAGTGTGACTACAATTATTGCCCTTGGGGATATTCATCTGTTGTCAATTTG GACTTGTCTAATCCAATCCTTGCAAAGGCAATACAAG GTCTCAAGCCTTTGAGGATAAGAATTGGAGGTTCTCTGCAAGACCAAGTTGTGTATGAGGTAGGAAGTTTGCAGTCTCCTTGTCATccatttcaaaaaatgaaaggTGGGTTGTTTGGATTTTCAAAGGGATGCTTACATATGAAAAGGTGGGATGAGCTGAATCATTTTTTCAACAAGACAGg GGCCATTGTGACTTTTGGCTTGAATGCACTCCTTGGGAGACACCAGATTAATCACACCGTTTGGGGAGGAGATTGGGACCCTACAAATACTTATGATTTAATAAACTACACTGTTTCAAACGGATACAAAATTGATTCATGGGAGTTTG GTAATGAGTTGAGTGGTAAAGGCATTGGTGCAAGTGTTGGTGCTGCACAATATGGGAAGGACTTGATAAAGCTTAAACAAAATTTACACACACTATACAAGAACACCAAGCTCAAACCTTCACTTATAGCACCTGGAGGATTCTATCAAAAGGAGTGGTTTGATAAGCTTCTTCAGGTTTCAGGTTCAGGCGTTATCGACGTGATGACTCATCATGTATATAATTTGGGCCCAG GTAATGATGAGCATCTTGATAAGAAGATTCTAGATCCTGCGCGCTTGAGCAAGGTTGAATCAATTTTTAGCAATCTTTCAGAAACCATTCAAAAACATGGTCCCTGGTCGGTTGCATGGGTTGGAGAAGCCGGCGGGGCATTCAACAGTGGCGGTCGTTATGTTTCTAACACATTTGTGAATAGCTTTTG GTACTTAGATCAACTTGGAATAGCATCCAGATACAACACTAAGGTCTATTGCAGGCAGACCTTAATTGGAGGAAACTATGGCCTTCTTAATACATCCACTTTCACTCCCAATCCTGACTACTACAG TGCACTTTTGTGGCATCAACTCATGGGGAAGAGTGTTCTTGCAGCTTCTAGTGACGTTTTTTCACCATTTTTACGCACATATGCACATTGTTCAAAAGACAGA GATGGAGTAACAATACTACTAATCAACTTAAGCAACCAAACTAATTTCATACTCACCGTTCACGACCGTGCCGTGAATGTCAGTAATGGAGGAAATGAAGATGCTAAAGACAGCATCCGTATAGATAATTCATTCTTTAGCCATCTCAAGAGGGCATTTTCTTGGATTGGAACAAAAGGATCAGATGTCATATTCAGGGAGGAGTATCATTTAACTCCAAAAGATGATTACCTTAGAAGCCAAATCATGTTGCTGAATGGTAATCCACTAGAGTTAACAGATGATGGAGAGATTCCTAGATTGGATCCAGTACTGAATAATGTACATTCTCCAATATATATTGCTCCTTTATCCATTGCATTTATTGTTTATCCCAACTTTGATGCTCCAGCTTGTGTTGGAAACagcaaattttaa